A single genomic interval of Cucumis sativus cultivar 9930 chromosome 7, Cucumber_9930_V3, whole genome shotgun sequence harbors:
- the LOC101209112 gene encoding uncharacterized protein LOC101209112 isoform X1, whose translation MGEHEGWAQPPSGLLPNGLLPDEAATVMRMLDSERWSKAEERTAELIACIQPNPPSEERRNAVADYVQRLIMKCFPCQVFTFGSVPLKTYLPDGDIDLTAFSKNQNLKETWAHQVRDMLESEEKNENAEFRVKEVQYIKAEVKIIKCLVENIVVDISFDQLGGLCTLCFLEEVDHLINQNHLFKRSIILIKAWCYYESRILGAHHGLISTYALETLVLYIFHVFNNSFAGPLEVLYRFLEFFSKFDWDNFCVSLWGPVPISSLPDVTAEPPRKDGGELLLSKLFLEACSAVYAVFPGGQENQGQPFVSKHFNVIDPLRVNNNLGRSVSKGNFFRIRSAFAFGAKRLARLFECPREDILAELNQFFLNTWERHGSGQRPDVPKTDLKYLRLSNSEHLHGSENLRNKTNSKRNENPSVRETQDVVAHGSYTVNSVQGNSPLESAFRNDTTTTSRNQAQRSSGSSNNSRSSDHSRKEMNYNHGNLIDRSQRYPKPENHVNDLQGRFLFARTRSSPELTDTYSEVSSPSRRNRVPESGKAPSNRTDANRRKNLESDNVETHLRSSTDEPSISRHIPTRQSIDATGDSNSGSNSYQDESGPGTVGEDFASISGTLAMHQEEQDLVNLMASSTAHNFSGQVHLPLNLTTGHLPLPLPSSVLAPMGYAPRNLGGMLPTNIPLIETPWGANMHFPQGFVPSLLTHYFPGMGLTTSSEDGIESGNENFSSVEMNSREGDQDFWHEQDRNSTVGFDHDNGGFEGPQSDDKQQSTSGGFNFSPSSRMSVSGSTSVAHRKHAKENRVAMKDGNANAYQDERENEACYDDRPSSFRPSTGVAHTSGLRNKIATESSWDELSSRASKSSREKRGWKSNTFDLPSHGKGKNVSEHSSTVTDEDSRDWNHVSTVVSELTEVSGGPQSLVSMHATRNQITGLEPPHTAGSDPLIPLAPVLLGPGSRQRPVDSSSGVVPFAFYPTGPPVPFVTMLPVYNFPSETGTSDASTSHFSEDSLDNADSSQSTDLSEAHNKSDVLTLTNPIRGPSFIESLEPKPDILNSDFASHWQNLQYGRFCQNSRHPSPVIYPSPVVVPPVYLQGRFPWDGPGRPLSANMNLFTLGYGSRLVPVAPLQSVSNRPNIYQHYIDEMPRHRSGTGTYLPNPKASARERQNARRGNFSYERSDSHGERDGNWNITSKSRASGRRGQVDKPNSRLDRLSASENRVERAWSSHRHDSLPYQSQNGPIRSNSTQSGSTSMAYGMYPLPGMNPGVVSSNGPSMPSVVMLYPLDHNGNYASPAEQLEFGSLGPVGFANLNDVSQMNEGGRMSRAFEDQRFHGSSNQRAPLEEPPSPHLQR comes from the exons ATGGGCGAACATGAGGGGTGGGCACAGCCACCTAGTGGGCTTTTGCCCAATGGTCTTTTGCCCGATGAGGCAGCTACGGTCATGCGAATGCTTGATTCCGAGAGATGGTCTAAGGCGGAAGAGCGAACGGCTGAGCTTATCGCCTGCATTCAGCCCAATCCACCCTCTGAAGAGCGGCGAAATGCTGTTGCGGACTATGTGCAGCGGCTGATCATGAAATGCTTCCCTTGCCAG GTGTTCACCTTTGGGTCTGTTCCCCTGAAAACGTATTTGCCTGATGGAGATATTGACTTAACAGCATTTAGCAAGAATCAAAATCTGAAGGAGACATGGGCCCATCAGGTTCGGGATATGCTTGAAAGTGAGGAGAAGAATGAGAATGCTGAATTTCGTGTAAAAGAAGTTCAATACATTAAAGCTGAG GTTAAGATAATCAAGTGCCTGGTGGAAAATATAGTTGTAGACATCTCATTTGATCAGCTAGGGGGATTGTGCACCCTTTGTTTTCTGGAGGAG GTTGATCATTTAATAAACCAAAACCACTTATTCAAGCGTAGTATTATACTGATCAAAGCCTGGTGCTATTATGAGAGTCGGATATTGGGTGCACACCATGGGCTTATATCTACCTATGCCTTGGAAACCTTGGTCCTCTACATATTTCATGTGTTCAACAATTCCTTTGCTGGTCCCCTTGAG GTTCTTTATCGGTTTTTAGAGTTCTTTAGCAAGTTTGACTGGGATAATTTTTGTGTTAGCCTATGGGGTCCTGTACCTATTAGTTCCCTACCAGATGTTACAG CTGAACCTCCACGTAAAGATGGTGGTGAGTTACTTCTCAGCAAGTTATTTCTTGAAGCATGCAGTGCAGTATATGCTGTTTTTCCTGGCGGCCAAGAAAATCAAGGGCAGCCTTTTGTTTCTAAGCATTTTAATGTAATAGATCCTTTGCGTGTTAACAACAACCTTGGGCGTAGTGTAAGTAAag GTAACTTCTTCAGGATACGCAGTGCATTTGCATTTGGAGCTAAAAGATTGGCAAGATTGTTTGAATGCCCCAGAGAAGATATTCTTGCTGAACTGaatcagttttttttaaacacttGGGAGAGACATGGCAGTGGCCAGCGCCCTGATGTTCCAAAAACTGACTTGAAGTACCTTAGATTATCAAATTCGGAGCATTTACATGGCTCTGAGAATCTCAGGAATAAAACGAATAGCAAAAGAAATGAGAATCCATCTGTTCGTGAAACCCAAGATGTAGTGGCCCATGGCTCTTATACTGTGAACTCAGTACAAGGTAATTCTCCCTTGGAAAGTGCTTTTAGAAATGACACTACTACAACTTCTCGCAATCAAGCACAGAGGAGTTCCGGAAGCTCAAACAACTCAAGGTCCTCTGATCatagtagaaaagaaatgaactaCAATCACGGTAACCTTATTGATAGAAGTCAGAGATATCCTAAACCTGAGAACCATGTGAATGATCTACAGGGAAGGTTTCTGTTTGCAAGGACACGTTCTAGCCCAGAGCTGACTGACACCTATAGTGAAGTTTCATCTCCATCAAGGCGTAACAGAGTTCCTGAAAGTGGGAAAGCTCCTTCTAACAGAACGGATGCCAACAGGAGGAAGAACCTTGAATCTGATAATGTGGAAACGCACTTGAGATCTTCAACTGACGAACCATCAATTTCTAGACATATTCCAACCCGTCAGAGCATTGATGCTACTGGTGATTCCAACAGTGGTTCAAATAGTTACCAGGATGAGTCTGGCCCTGGAACTGTTGGTGAGGATTTTGCTTCTATTTCAGGAACATTAGCAATGCATCAGGAGGAGCAAGATCTTGTTAACTTGATGGCATCATCTACAGCCCATAATTTTAGTGGACAGGTTCATTTGCCACTGAATTTGACGACAGGTCACTTACCTCTTCCATTACCTTCATCTGTTTTAGCGCCTATGGGCTATGCTCCAAGGAACTTGGGAGGAATGTTACCCACCAATATTCCATTGATTGAGACTCCTTGGGGCGCTAATATGCATTTTCCACAAGGATTTGTTCCTTCTCTGTTGACTCACTATTTCCCTGGCATGGGATTGACAACAAGTTCAGAAGATGGCATTGAGTCGGgcaatgaaaattttagttctgTAGAAATGAATTCAAGAGAGGGTGATCAAGACTTTTGGCATGAGCAAGATAGGAATTCTACTGTTGGGTTTGACCATGACAATGGGGGATTTGAAGGGCCTCAGTCGGATGATAAGCAACAGTCTACTTCTGGaggttttaattttagtcCGTCATCCCGAATGTCTGTATCTGGCAGTACTAGTGTTGCTCATAGAAAGCATGCCAAAGAAAATCGAGTTGCAATGAAGGATGGGAATGCAAATGCTTATCAAGATGAAAGAGAGAATGAAGCATGTTATGATGACAGACCATCATCTTTTAGGCCCTCTACTGGTGTTGCACACACTAGTGGTCTAAGAAACAAGATTGCGACAGAAAGTTCTTGGGATGAGTTGTCTTCAAGAGCCTCAAAATCATCTAGGGAGAAACGGGGATGGAAATCTAATACCTTTGACCTGCCATCTCATGGGAAAGGCAAAAATGTTTCTGAACATTCATCTACTGTGACTGATGAAGATAGCAGAGATTGGAATCACGTATCTACTGTGGTTTCGGAATTGACTGAAGTAAGTGGTGGACCTCAATCATTAGTATCGATGCATGCTACAAGGAATCAAATTACGGGACTTGAACCACCTCATACAGCTGGGTCGGATCCACTAATACCTCTTGCTCCTGTGCTCTTAGGCCCAGGTTCTAGGCAAAGACCTGTTGATAGTTCTTCTGGAGTGGTTCCTTTTGCATTTTATCCTACAGGACCTCCGGTTCCCTTTGTTACAATGCTTCCAGTATATAATTTTCCCTCTGAGACAGGAACTTCAGATGCTTCAACTAGTCATTTCAGCGAGGACTCCTTGGATAATGCTGATTCTTCTCAGAGTACTGATTTGTCGGAAGCACATAATAAGTCTGATGTTTTAACCCTCACTAATCCTATTAGAGGGCCTTCCTTTATTGAATCTTTAGAACCCAAACCTGACATTCTTAACAGTGATTTTGCTAGTCATTGGCAAAATTTGCAATATGGGCGGTTTTGCCAAAATTCTCGGCATCCATCACCTGTGATTTATCCTTCCCCAGTTGTTGTACCTCCTGTCTACCTACAGGGTCGTTTCCCATGGGATGGGCCTGGAAGACCTCTTTCAGCCAACATGAATTTATTTACTCTGGGTTACGGGTCTCGATTAGTCCCTGTTGCTCCTCTCCAGTCTGTTTCTAATAGGCCCAATATATATCAGCATTACATTGATGAAATGCCAAGACATCGCAGCGGGACTGGAACATACTTGCCAAACCCT AAGGCCTCAGCGCGCGAACGGCAGAATGCCAGACGAGGAAACTTCAGCTATGAAAGAAGTGATAGTCATGGGGAGAGAGATGGGAATTGGAACATCACTTCAAAATCACGAGCTTCTGGTCGCCGAGGCCAAGTCGACAAGCCAAATTCCAGGTTAGACCGCTTGTCTGCCAGTGAGAATCGAGTTGAAAGAGCTTGGAGCTCACATAGGCATGACTCCTTACCTTACCAATCCCAGAATGGCCCGATCCGCTCAAACTCCACACAGAGTGGTTCTACAAGTATGGCTTATGGCATGTATCCGCTACCCGGCATGAATCCAGGCGTGGTATCTTCTAATGGACCTTCCATGCCTTCTGTTGTGATGCTTTATCCTTTGGATCATAATGGCAATTATGCCTCACCTGCAGAACAGCTCGAGTTTGGATCTCTTGGACCTGTAGGTTTTGCTAACCTAAACGATGTGTCGCAAATGAATGAGGGAGGCAGAATGAGTAGAGCATTTGAGGATCAAAGATTTCATGGTAGCTCAAATCAACGCGCTCCTCTTGAAGAACCTCCTTCACCTCATCTTCAGAGGTAG